Proteins encoded together in one Impatiens glandulifera chromosome 1, dImpGla2.1, whole genome shotgun sequence window:
- the LOC124918030 gene encoding pentatricopeptide repeat-containing protein At5g66520-like codes for MFITKAITFRALQHTIFTLLQTCNGGSIRNVTQIHTQVIINGLTQKNNIVAKLISLYITSGFLANADTIFNQINNPSTTIWNQMIRVHGRSGNSKTSFEIYKQMESAKEAVSNGFTFSFLLSACARSGLLREGQQLHAKVVSNGFSSNLFVQTNLVNLYEIKDAAKVFDEMSERNVVTWNTLLEGYLRSNDITNAVKLFDEMPEKTIVSWTMMITGYARNGRSKQAICLFQMMQKSSMEFDQVSLVTALSACAEMGNLELGKWIHSYIYNNFKNKNKPLLVSLNNSLINMYSKCGLVNEAYNVFNEMPQRTSVSWTSMINGFSKHGLPDEALNVFHQMQSDETKRPDEITFIGVLSACSHGGYVEKGRNVFNSMVRVWGIQPRIEHYGCMVDLLSRAGLLEEAYNLVETMPMKANDVVWGALLGGCRIHKNVELGSRVGLRLLSDLDPGRAAEGYFVLLSHVYGNSMRWWDAARVRQKMAEMGMKTKPGKSVVELLCS; via the coding sequence atGTTCATCACCAAAGCAATAACGTTCAGAGCTCTCCAACATACCATCTTCACTCTCTTGCAGACCTGCAATGGCGGCAGCATCAGAAATGTCACTCAAATTCATACCCAAGTGATCATCAACGGCCTTACTCAAAAGAATAACATCGTTGCAAAGTTAATCTCTCTTTATATAACCTCAGGCTTTCTCGCCAATGCCGATacaattttcaatcaaatcaatAACCCAAGTACCACTATTTGGAATCAGATGATTAGAGTTCATGGTAGGTCTGGGAATTCAAAGACgtcatttgaaatttataaacaGATGGAATCAGCAAAAGAAGCTGTATCAAATGGGTTCACTTTTTCATTTCTTCTAAGTGCTTGTGCACGGTCTGGATTGCTGCGAGAAGGCCAACAATTACACGCGAAAGTTGTGTCTAATGGCTTTTCCTCGAATTTATTCGTTCAAACAAATCTAGTCAATTTatatgaaatcaaagatgcagcaaAGGTGTTTGATGAAATGTCTGAGAGAAATGTTGTCACTTGGAATACATTGCTTGAAGGGTATTTAAGATCAAATGATATAACCAATGCAGTTAAACTATTCGACGAAATGCCTGAGAAAACCATTGTTTCGTGGACGATGATGATTACAGGTTACGCGAGGAATGGTAGATCTAAACAAGCTATTTGTTTGTTTCAAATGATGCAGAAATCATCCATGGAATTCGACCAGGTTTCATTAGTGACTGCGTTATCTGCCTGCGCTGAAATGGGTAATCTTGAACTAGGGAAATGGATACATTCATATATTTACAATAACttcaagaacaagaacaagCCTTTATTAGTCTCATTAAACAATTCCCTCATAAACATGTACTCTAAGTGTGGTTTAGTTAATGAGGCCTACAATGTGTTCAATGAAATGCCTCAAAGAACATCGGTTTCTTGGACAAGCATGATCAATGGCTTCTCCAAACACGGCCTTCCTGACGAAGCCCTTAACGTATTTCATCAGATGCAAAGCGATGAAACTAAGCGACCAGACGAGATAACATTTATAGGTGTATTGTCTGCTTGTAGCCATGGGGGTTATGTTGAAAAGGGTCgtaatgttttcaattctatgGTTCGAGTTTGGGGAATTCAACCGAGAATTGAGCATTATGGATGCATGGTTGATCTTCTGAGCCGAGCTGGTTTACTCGAGGAAGCTTATAATTTGGTTGAAACAATGCCAATGAAGGCAAATGATGTAGTTTGGGGTGCTTTACTTGGCGGTTGTAGAATTCATAAGAATGTGGAACTTGGTTCTCGAGTAGGTTTAAGGTTGTTAAGTGATTTGGACCCGGGTAGAGCAGCCGAGGGATATTTTGTTCTTTTATCGCACGTTTATGGAAATAGTATGAGGTGGTGGGATGCAGCCCGCGTGAGACAGAAGATGGCGGAGATGGGGATGAAAACGAAACCGGGAAAAAGTGTGGTTGAATTACTCTGTTCGTAA
- the LOC124920370 gene encoding uncharacterized protein LOC124920370 — protein sequence MCFCCLSEIPCQNTIRCHGLHCSVHQALIFSQTVADKGNQQQKQDLSLDELKVEWKRPHFSNTHLRSYSLAVVGDPILEIDNDYPVVFPPVNHEGLHVSSSSHSDINNKDGCNYVEGNQEGFKISSLPVSTKVVVTQLLMVSEFANWGYLFQLWRDKLARVVVSLGRFTILRRLNWSYGSATTVLLVGLFSAMVQWRRKRLPNKTKSRGHLIHMIKERDEKINQLLNQIAQMNQLLLSLHKDSLSKGG from the exons ATGTGTTTCTGTTGCCTCTCCGAAATTCCTTGTCAAAACACGATTCGATGCCACGGCCTTCATTGTTCAGTTCATCAAGCTTTGATCTTCTCTCAAACAGTTGCAGACAAAGGAaatcaacaacaaaaacaagaCCTTTCACTTGATGAACTAAAGGTAGAATGGAAACGACCCCATTTCTCCAATACCCACTTACGATCATACTCTTTAGCTGTCGTTGGAGATCCCATTCTTGAGATTGATAATGATTATCCGGTTGTATTTCCCCCGGTCAACCATGAAGGGCTTCATGTCTCATCTTCGTCACATTCTGACATTAACAACAAAGATGGGTGTAATTATGTCGAGGGAAATCAAGAAGGGTTTAAAATTTCGTCTTTGCCGGTGTCTACAAAGGTAGTAGTTACCCAGCTTCTGATGGTGAGTGAGTTTGCGAACTGGGGTTATTTGTTTCAACTTTGGCGGGATAAATTAGCTCGTGTTGTGGTTTCATTGGGTCGTTTTACCATTTTAAGGAGACTGAATTGGTCATATGGTTCAGCAACCACTGTGCTGTTGGTTGGGTTGTTTAGCGCGATGGTGCAATGGAGGAGAAAACGTTTACCGAATAAGACAAAGAGCAGGGGTCATTTGATTCATATGATCAAAGAGAGAGACGAG AAAATTAATCAACTCTTGAATCAAATTGCTCAAATGAATCAACTATTGCTGTCTCTTCATAAAGATTCATTGTCCAAAGGTGGTTGA
- the LOC124920369 gene encoding LON peptidase N-terminal domain and RING finger protein 1 isoform X2, with product MEASGLSFEGLEDVEDFTRVDEGESSMSFERLCHVSDHIQKGNRAFRNKDFEEAILCYSTAHAIKPGDPIILSNRCNAYLRLCQFLKGRPPLASEYRPLRGLDPTTHAEFALMDAEKVMSLRSNSIKSYIMKANALILLEKYELARDVINSGLQLDPLSNPLKVLEKETDNVSRKILTKPERTDDFDCTLCLKLLYEPVTTPCGHSFCRSCLFQSMDRGNRCPLCRTILFICPKTCSTSVTLNNIIQKIFPEEYTERKLEHESTIYHGADFMPLFVMDVVLPCQKFQLNIFEPRYRLLVRRIMEGNRRMGMAILDASTGSIADFACEVEVTECEPLPDGRFFLELESRRRFLIIRNWDQDGYRVAEVQWVQDLYPAEGTKEQIDLQEMTNNAAAFARSWMRTAREAAQQHLDRRRLLELDKFESLMPTTRDPERFSFWLATLTNRRPSERLQLLQMRDTLERMRRSLVFLRAGGD from the exons ATGGAAGCATCTGGACTTTCATTTGAAGGCCTCGAAGATGTCGAAGATTTCACCCGA GTAGATGAAGGGGAATCATCAATGTCATTTGAACGATTATGTCACGTTTCTGATCACATTCAAAAGGGGAACCGGGCATTCAGAAACAAGGATTTTGAAGAG GCAATTCTTTGTTACTCTACAGCGCATGCTATCAAACCAGGGGATCCTATCATTCTCAGCAATCGATGCAATGCGTATCTAAG GCTTTGCCAATTTCTGAAAGGCAGACCTCCGTTAGCTTCTGAATATAGGCCTTTGCGTGGGTTAGATCCTACTACACATGCAGAA TTTGCACTAATGGATGCTGAGAAGGTGATGAGCCTTCGCAGTAACTCAATAAAGTCATACATTATGAAAGCTAATGCACTAATCTTG TTAGAAAAATATGAACTTGCCCGTGACGTTATTAATTCAGGTCTTCAGCTCGATCCTCTAAG CAATCCGCTTAAGGTTTTAGAGAAGGAAACAGACAATGTTTCCAGGAAGATCCTTACGAAACCAGAGCGTACTGATGACTTTGATTGCACTCTTTGCCTGAAGTTATTATATGAACCTGTAACTACACCTTGTGGGCATTCTTTCTGCCGGTCATGCCTGTTCCAGTCAATGGATCGAG GTAACAGGTGTCCATTATGCAGaacaattttgtttatttgtccGAAAACATGTTCGACCAG TGTCACACTGAACAATATTATACAAAAGATCTTCCCAGAGGAGTATACTGAAAGGAAGTTGGAGCATGAGAGTACGATATACCATGGCGCGGATTTCATGCCTCTTTTTGTCATGGATGTAGTTCTTCCATGCCAGAAATTTCAGCTCAACATATTTGAACCTCGTTATAGACTTCTG GTGAGGAGGATAATGGAAGGAAATCGCCGAATGGGAATG GCAATCCTTGATGCATCAACAGGTTCTATAGCAGATTTTGCTTGTGAAGTGGAGGTTACTGA GTGCGAGCCACTTCCTGATGGGCGTTTCTTTCTAGAG CTTGAGAGCCGTAGAAGGTTTCTTATCATCCGCAATTGGGATCAAGATGG ATATCGTGTTGCTGAGGTCCAGTGGGTGCAAGATTTATACCCCGCAGAAGGAACAAAAGAACAGATAGAT TTACAGGAAATGACGAATAATGCTGCTGCCTTTGCTCGTTCATGGATGAGGACTGCACGAGAAGCAGCTCAACAGCATCTAG atagaagaagacttttggaacTAGATAAATTCGAATCACTAATGCCTACAACACGCGATCCTGAACGCTTCAGTTTTTGG CTTGCTACTTTGACAAACCGAAGGCCATCTGAAAGATTGCAGCTCCTTCAAATGAGAGATACATTAGAG AGGATGAGAAGGTCACTTGTTTTCTTGAGAGCCGGCGGAGATTGA
- the LOC124920369 gene encoding LON peptidase N-terminal domain and RING finger protein 1 isoform X1 translates to MEASGLSFEGLEDVEDFTRQVDEGESSMSFERLCHVSDHIQKGNRAFRNKDFEEAILCYSTAHAIKPGDPIILSNRCNAYLRLCQFLKGRPPLASEYRPLRGLDPTTHAEFALMDAEKVMSLRSNSIKSYIMKANALILLEKYELARDVINSGLQLDPLSNPLKVLEKETDNVSRKILTKPERTDDFDCTLCLKLLYEPVTTPCGHSFCRSCLFQSMDRGNRCPLCRTILFICPKTCSTSVTLNNIIQKIFPEEYTERKLEHESTIYHGADFMPLFVMDVVLPCQKFQLNIFEPRYRLLVRRIMEGNRRMGMAILDASTGSIADFACEVEVTECEPLPDGRFFLELESRRRFLIIRNWDQDGYRVAEVQWVQDLYPAEGTKEQIDLQEMTNNAAAFARSWMRTAREAAQQHLDRRRLLELDKFESLMPTTRDPERFSFWLATLTNRRPSERLQLLQMRDTLERMRRSLVFLRAGGD, encoded by the exons ATGGAAGCATCTGGACTTTCATTTGAAGGCCTCGAAGATGTCGAAGATTTCACCCGA CAGGTAGATGAAGGGGAATCATCAATGTCATTTGAACGATTATGTCACGTTTCTGATCACATTCAAAAGGGGAACCGGGCATTCAGAAACAAGGATTTTGAAGAG GCAATTCTTTGTTACTCTACAGCGCATGCTATCAAACCAGGGGATCCTATCATTCTCAGCAATCGATGCAATGCGTATCTAAG GCTTTGCCAATTTCTGAAAGGCAGACCTCCGTTAGCTTCTGAATATAGGCCTTTGCGTGGGTTAGATCCTACTACACATGCAGAA TTTGCACTAATGGATGCTGAGAAGGTGATGAGCCTTCGCAGTAACTCAATAAAGTCATACATTATGAAAGCTAATGCACTAATCTTG TTAGAAAAATATGAACTTGCCCGTGACGTTATTAATTCAGGTCTTCAGCTCGATCCTCTAAG CAATCCGCTTAAGGTTTTAGAGAAGGAAACAGACAATGTTTCCAGGAAGATCCTTACGAAACCAGAGCGTACTGATGACTTTGATTGCACTCTTTGCCTGAAGTTATTATATGAACCTGTAACTACACCTTGTGGGCATTCTTTCTGCCGGTCATGCCTGTTCCAGTCAATGGATCGAG GTAACAGGTGTCCATTATGCAGaacaattttgtttatttgtccGAAAACATGTTCGACCAG TGTCACACTGAACAATATTATACAAAAGATCTTCCCAGAGGAGTATACTGAAAGGAAGTTGGAGCATGAGAGTACGATATACCATGGCGCGGATTTCATGCCTCTTTTTGTCATGGATGTAGTTCTTCCATGCCAGAAATTTCAGCTCAACATATTTGAACCTCGTTATAGACTTCTG GTGAGGAGGATAATGGAAGGAAATCGCCGAATGGGAATG GCAATCCTTGATGCATCAACAGGTTCTATAGCAGATTTTGCTTGTGAAGTGGAGGTTACTGA GTGCGAGCCACTTCCTGATGGGCGTTTCTTTCTAGAG CTTGAGAGCCGTAGAAGGTTTCTTATCATCCGCAATTGGGATCAAGATGG ATATCGTGTTGCTGAGGTCCAGTGGGTGCAAGATTTATACCCCGCAGAAGGAACAAAAGAACAGATAGAT TTACAGGAAATGACGAATAATGCTGCTGCCTTTGCTCGTTCATGGATGAGGACTGCACGAGAAGCAGCTCAACAGCATCTAG atagaagaagacttttggaacTAGATAAATTCGAATCACTAATGCCTACAACACGCGATCCTGAACGCTTCAGTTTTTGG CTTGCTACTTTGACAAACCGAAGGCCATCTGAAAGATTGCAGCTCCTTCAAATGAGAGATACATTAGAG AGGATGAGAAGGTCACTTGTTTTCTTGAGAGCCGGCGGAGATTGA